The Amycolatopsis coloradensis sequence CGGCGGTACCCCGCCGACCACGACCACCACCACGACCACCGGTACGACGACCACCACGACGAGTCCGACGACGACCACCACCCCGACGACGACCACCACGGTGCCGTCCGACGCCTGGAAGCCGAACGTCGACTACGCCGCGGGTGCTCGTGTGACCCACAACGGCGCGGCCTACGTATGCCGGCAGGGCCACCGGTCGCTGCCCGGCTGGGAGCCGCCGAACGTGCCTGCCCTCTGGACCCCCGCCTGACAGAGCCCGGCAGCGCGCGAAGGCTCGTGAGTGGTGAGGACGGTTCTAACCGTCCTCACAGATCGGAANNNNNNNNNNNNNNNNNNNNNNNNNNNNNNNNNNNNNNNNNNNNNNNNNNNNNNNNNNNNNCGCTCTTCCGATCTGGTTCTAACCGTCCTCACCACTCACGAGCCCCAAGCGCTCAGTAACGCCCGGCGGTCAACTCGTCGAACCCCGGGAAGTCCCCCGCCAGCGTGGCGCCGGTGAACTTGCCGACCCACCCGCCGTCGTCGTGGAAGAACCGGATGGACACGTAGTCGGGCCGCGTCCCCATGTCGAACCAGTGCGTGGTGTTCGCGGGCACGCTCAGCAGGTCCCCCGCCTCGCACAGCACCGCGTACACCTTGCCCCCGACGTGCAGGTAGAACACGCCGGACCCGCGCGCGAAGAAGCGGTCCTCGTCATCGTCGTGGGTGTGCTCGGCGAGGAACTTCTGCCGGGCTTCGGCGGCCTCGGCCGCCCAGCCGGGCCCGTCCGACGGGGTCATGCGGACGGCGTCCACGAACGTGTAGCCCTCGGCCGCCGAGACCTTGCCGATCGGCTCCTCGTAGGCGGCCAGCACCTGTTCGGGCGTCACTTCGCGCGGCAGATCCGGGACGAGGTCCCACCGTTCGAAGCGGACACCGAGCCGCCCGAGTTCCCCGGTGATCACGGCCGGGTCCTCGGTCCTGAGCGCGATCTCGCCGGGCCGGTCGTCCGGCCACACGGTCAGCAGGGTCATCGCACTCCCCTTTCTCCACCGACAAGTCTTGTCTCTACCCGGAACCGGAGCAACCACTCCAAACATTCCAGGCGATGACGCGCGTGGCGCAGGTCATCTCCCCACACGTAGATGCCGTGCCGCGCGACGATCACCGCCGGCGTGTCCGCCAGGAACCCCGCCTCGAACGCGTCACCGAGGACGCGCATGTCCTGACCGTTGGCGATCACCGGGATGGTCACCAGGTCGTCGTGGGCGGCGCGGCCGAAACCCTTGAGCATCTCCAGGTCACGCAGTTCGACGCCGTCCGGCCAGTGCTCGGCGGCGACCACCGGCGCGAGGGCGTGCACGTGGATCACCGCGCCCGCGCCCGACACCGCCGCGATCCGAGCGTGCAGTCCCGCCTCGGCCGACGGCACCTTGTCCGGATGCGGCTGGTCGGCGACGGCCAGCCCGTCTTCGCCGACCACCACGACGTCGTCGCTGGTCAGCTCGCCTTTGTCCCGGCCGCTGACGGTGACGGCGACCCTCAGCGGATCACGGCCGAGCACCACCGAGAGGTTGCCGGACGTGCCCCGCATCCAGCCCATTCCGGCGAACCGGGCGGACTCTTCGGCCAGCGCGCGCCCGGCGAGTTCCAGGAGACTCATCGAGGGACGACCTTCACCTCGTCGAATGTCCGGATGGTCCGGTGTGTCCCGAAATTCGCATCCCCGAACGGCTCACCGTCGCGGGCGAGGCCGACGGTCTGCCAGCCGTCGGCGGCGGCCCCGTCGAGCTCGGCCGGGACGTCGGAGAAGAACACGATGTCCCCCGGCTCGGCATCCAGCGCCGAGGCGATCGCGCGGTACGACGGCGCCTCACGTTTCGGCCCGGCGTTGACTGTGTCGAAATGCTTCTCGAACAAGCCGGTGACGTCGCCGTCGGTGGTCCGCGAGAACGACGCGATCTGCCCGGCGACCGAGCCGGAGGAGAACACCGCGAGCCGCAGGCCGGACTCGTGCCACGACCGCAGCGCCGGGGCGACGTCGCCGAAGAACTCCGTCGTGAGGTCGCCCTCGGCGTACCCGCGCTGCCAGATGAGCCCCTGCAACGTCTTCAGCGGCGCGATCTTCTGATCCGCGTCCATCCAGCCGTGCAGCACCCGCACGACGTCCACTGTGGACGCGTCCGCCGGGAGCCCGCCGAGTTCCTTGATCCGGGCCACGGCGCCGGCGACCTCGGGATCGTCCGGGTGGTCGTCGATCCACGGGCCCAGCCGCGGGCGCGCGTAGTCGTAGAGGGTCACGTGCACGTAGCCGGTGGCGGTCAGCGTGCCCTCGATGTCGAGGACCACCCATCGGGCGGTCAGCGTTGCGGTCACTGGTTCGCTTCCCCTTCTGCGTAGTACTCGCGGAGCCGTCCGGGCTCGAAGGTCCCGCGGTCGGTCACCACCGCGGTCACGAACCGCGGTGGTGTCACGTCGAAGGCCGGATAGTGCCCACGGACGCGTTCGCTCGCGACGCGGTGGCCGAGCGCGCGCAGCACCTCGTCGCCGTCGCGGTATTCGATCGGCACGTCGGCACCGGTCGGCGCCGCCTGGTCGGGCGCCTGGACCATCGCGTAGAACGGCACGCCGAACGCCTCCGCCGCCACCGCGAGCCCCAGCGTGCCGATCTTGTTGACCACATGACCGTCCATGGTGACCCGGTCGGCCGCGGTCACCAGCGCGCCGACCTCTCCGGAGGACAGCACCGCGGCGCCCATCCCGTCGGTGATCAGCCGGGTGTCGGCGCCCATCTCGGCGAGTGTCTCGGCGGTCAGCCGCGCACCCTGCAGGTACGGACGGGTTTCCGTGCACAGGAAGGAGAACTCCTTGCCCTGCCGTCGCGCGGCGAGCACGAATTCGACCAGGTAGAGGTCCGCCCAGCAATGCGTCAGCACGGTCGCCCCGCCCGGCACCAGCGCCGCCGCGTGCTCGCCGAGCGCACGGCTGCGCGACCGATACAATTCGTCACCTGCTCGCGCTCCCCTCGACGCGGCCACGATGAGGCCACCCGCCGATTTGTCCACTTCGGACAGTACGACGGCGACGGCCTTGCGCAGGTGGTTGTTGGTCTTGCGGGTCGCGATGATCCGCTTCCCCGCCCGCTCCAGGTACGCCCGCGGGTCCGCGAGCCCGGACGCCTCGCGAGCGGCGAGCACCATCGCGCCCAACGCGGCGAAATACGGCCCGGAGGACTGCGTGACCATCTCTTCGATGGCCACCGCGACCTCTTCCGAAGTCCGGCAGAGGACCCATTCCCGCTCGAACGGGAAGATCCGGCGGTCGAGGATGTGCACGCCTTCGTCGTCGAGGCGGACGCTTTCGGCGAGGATCGGCAGCGTCATCAGCTGTACCCCGAAAGGCACGGCGGGATCCCGTTGAGGAAGTGATCGCCGACCTCGCGCGCCTTGTACGTCACGGGGTCGTGCAAGGTCAGCGTGCGGGCGTTGCGCCAGAAGCGGTCGAAGCCGTACTTCGTCGCGGTGGCCCGCGCGCCGGTGAACTCGAAGACCTTGCTCGTGGTTTCGACCGCGGCCCGGCTCGCGACGATCTTCGCCGACGAGATCGTGATCGCCGCTTCGGCGCGCTCGGCGGGGGTCAGCTCGAAGCCGCGCTCGTCGGCCTCGCCGAGGGCGGCGACCGCGGCGTCGACGGCGAATCCGGCCGCCCGTGCCGTCGCGACCAGTTCGCCGTATCCGGCCAGGATGTACGGGTCCTGGGCCGCTTTGTCCACATCGGACAGTGTCCAGGGCCGCGCGGTCTCCCGCGTGTACACCGCCGCGGCGTCGAGCGCGCCTGCCGCGAGGCCGACGTACACCTGCGCGAGCATCAGCTGGAAGCCGATCGCCGCCAGGGAGATGCGGGGCACCCTCGGATCCGACTGGTCTTCCGGCTGGGCGCCGAGGACGTCGTCCTTGGCGACGTGGACGTCCTCGAACCGCACCGCGCCGCTCGCGGTGAGCCGCTGGCCGATGTTGTCCCAGTCACCGGGGAAGGTGATCCCGTCTGCCCGCGCGTCGACGACGAAGGTCAGCTTCTCGCCGTTGTCGGTCCTCGTCGCGCTGACCACCAGGCGGTCGGCGA is a genomic window containing:
- a CDS encoding cupin → MTLLTVWPDDRPGEIALRTEDPAVITGELGRLGVRFERWDLVPDLPREVTPEQVLAAYEEPIGKVSAAEGYTFVDAVRMTPSDGPGWAAEAAEARQKFLAEHTHDDDEDRFFARGSGVFYLHVGGKVYAVLCEAGDLLSVPANTTHWFDMGTRPDYVSIRFFHDDGGWVGKFTGATLAGDFPGFDELTAGRY
- the mtnB gene encoding methylthioribulose 1-phosphate dehydratase; this translates as MSLLELAGRALAEESARFAGMGWMRGTSGNLSVVLGRDPLRVAVTVSGRDKGELTSDDVVVVGEDGLAVADQPHPDKVPSAEAGLHARIAAVSGAGAVIHVHALAPVVAAEHWPDGVELRDLEMLKGFGRAAHDDLVTIPVIANGQDMRVLGDAFEAGFLADTPAVIVARHGIYVWGDDLRHARHRLECLEWLLRFRVETRLVGGERGVR
- the mtnC gene encoding acireductone synthase, producing MTATLTARWVVLDIEGTLTATGYVHVTLYDYARPRLGPWIDDHPDDPEVAGAVARIKELGGLPADASTVDVVRVLHGWMDADQKIAPLKTLQGLIWQRGYAEGDLTTEFFGDVAPALRSWHESGLRLAVFSSGSVAGQIASFSRTTDGDVTGLFEKHFDTVNAGPKREAPSYRAIASALDAEPGDIVFFSDVPAELDGAAADGWQTVGLARDGEPFGDANFGTHRTIRTFDEVKVVPR
- a CDS encoding methylthioribose-1-phosphate isomerase encodes the protein MTLPILAESVRLDDEGVHILDRRIFPFEREWVLCRTSEEVAVAIEEMVTQSSGPYFAALGAMVLAAREASGLADPRAYLERAGKRIIATRKTNNHLRKAVAVVLSEVDKSAGGLIVAASRGARAGDELYRSRSRALGEHAAALVPGGATVLTHCWADLYLVEFVLAARRQGKEFSFLCTETRPYLQGARLTAETLAEMGADTRLITDGMGAAVLSSGEVGALVTAADRVTMDGHVVNKIGTLGLAVAAEAFGVPFYAMVQAPDQAAPTGADVPIEYRDGDEVLRALGHRVASERVRGHYPAFDVTPPRFVTAVVTDRGTFEPGRLREYYAEGEANQ
- a CDS encoding acyl-CoA dehydrogenase family protein, giving the protein MTEVWRKAALELAGTLAADAAERDLAGDLPVREVGLLRESGLLPLLDTAGWAAANEATRIVSAADASVGHLLGYHYLQLWRTGLFGPRAASEPGWFWAGVSNPLDAALLLTPAGGGFTVEGTKTFATGAAVADRLVVSATRTDNGEKLTFVVDARADGITFPGDWDNIGQRLTASGAVRFEDVHVAKDDVLGAQPEDQSDPRVPRISLAAIGFQLMLAQVYVGLAAGALDAAAVYTRETARPWTLSDVDKAAQDPYILAGYGELVATARAAGFAVDAAVAALGEADERGFELTPAERAEAAITISSAKIVASRAAVETTSKVFEFTGARATATKYGFDRFWRNARTLTLHDPVTYKAREVGDHFLNGIPPCLSGYS